One segment of Sphingomonas qomolangmaensis DNA contains the following:
- a CDS encoding fumarylacetoacetate hydrolase family protein — translation MQVNWSSQALPVDHADAVLAGRVLTPQGPVPVIVRGGTVESVIAHAETTSDLFDMADPTAVSGEALCAVEDLGAAGSDARFQLLAPIDLQCVKAAGVTFAVSAIERVIEERARGDSAAASAIRAELEEKVGGGIRSVVPGSDDAARLKTALIDAGMWSQYLEVAIGPDAEVFTKTPVLSSIGWGGEVGVRSDSTWNNPEPEIVLVSDSRGRTIGATLGNDVNLRDFEGRSALLLGKAKDNNASCAIGPFVRLFDGGFTMDDVRSAELDLTIEGTEGYTLTGHSSMREISRDPEDLMRQAMSEHQYPDGFVLFLGTLFAPVQDRDEPGRGFTHKQGDVVSIRAARLGTLVNRVTTSKAAAPWAFGIRDLMRNLADRRRAAA, via the coding sequence ATGCAGGTAAACTGGAGTTCGCAGGCATTGCCTGTCGATCACGCCGATGCGGTGCTCGCGGGCCGGGTGCTGACCCCGCAGGGGCCGGTGCCGGTGATCGTCCGCGGCGGCACGGTGGAATCGGTGATCGCGCATGCCGAGACGACGTCGGACCTGTTCGACATGGCCGATCCCACCGCGGTGTCGGGCGAGGCGCTCTGCGCGGTCGAGGATCTCGGCGCCGCCGGTTCGGACGCGCGCTTCCAGCTGCTGGCGCCGATCGACCTGCAATGCGTCAAGGCGGCGGGCGTCACCTTCGCGGTGTCGGCGATCGAGCGGGTGATCGAGGAGCGTGCGCGCGGCGATTCGGCTGCAGCATCGGCGATCCGCGCCGAGCTCGAGGAAAAGGTCGGCGGCGGTATCCGCTCGGTGGTGCCGGGCAGCGACGATGCCGCACGGCTCAAGACCGCGTTGATCGACGCGGGCATGTGGTCGCAATATCTCGAGGTCGCGATCGGCCCCGATGCCGAGGTCTTCACCAAGACCCCTGTGCTGTCGTCGATCGGCTGGGGCGGCGAAGTCGGCGTCCGGTCGGATTCGACCTGGAACAATCCCGAGCCTGAAATCGTGCTGGTGTCGGACAGCCGCGGTCGTACCATCGGCGCGACGTTGGGCAACGACGTCAATCTTCGCGATTTCGAGGGGCGCAGCGCGCTGCTGCTCGGCAAGGCGAAGGACAATAACGCATCGTGCGCGATCGGGCCGTTCGTTCGGCTGTTCGATGGCGGCTTCACGATGGACGATGTCCGCAGCGCCGAGCTCGACCTGACGATCGAGGGGACCGAGGGCTATACGCTGACCGGGCACAGCTCGATGCGCGAGATCAGCCGCGATCCCGAGGATCTGATGCGCCAGGCGATGAGCGAGCATCAATATCCCGACGGCTTCGTGCTGTTCCTGGGCACGTTGTTCGCGCCGGTGCAGGATCGCGACGAGCCGGGCCGCGGCTTCACCCACAAGCAGGGCGATGTCGTATCGATCCGCGCCGCGCGGCTGGGCACATTGGTCAACCGCGTCACCACGTCGAAGGCCGCCGCCCCGTGGGCGTTCGGCATCCGCGACCTGATGCGCAACCTCGCCGATCGCCGCCGCGCGGCGGCATGA
- a CDS encoding cupin-like domain-containing protein, with amino-acid sequence MNSLPEPRPLAEREPVAADRFTTDIFDHYEPIVLRGQAAQWPAVAAAREGHEAIARYIAGFDTGRPVEVMVGAPTIEGRFFYRDDMRGFNFKREPASVTTLLRELVRLAADPAAPALYAGAAAAGQHLPGWIEANAIGLPLAGATPRVWIGNATHVSTHFDISPNLACVVAGERRFLLFPPDQIANLYIGPIDVTMAGQPSSMVDPYAPDLDRFPRFAEAMRHARVAVLRPGDAIFMPALWWHNIRAFGPLNVLVNYWWDSDPRASPLGVLAHALLAIRDLPPGERAAWRGWFDHYIFGDAAPAAVDHLPEHARGVLGPATPARDDRLRTFLKNTLPG; translated from the coding sequence GTGAATAGCCTGCCTGAACCCCGGCCGCTTGCCGAACGCGAACCGGTCGCCGCCGACCGTTTCACCACCGACATCTTCGATCACTATGAGCCGATCGTGCTGCGCGGCCAGGCCGCGCAATGGCCCGCGGTTGCGGCGGCGCGCGAGGGGCACGAAGCGATCGCGCGCTATATCGCCGGCTTCGATACCGGACGCCCCGTCGAGGTGATGGTCGGCGCCCCGACGATCGAGGGGCGCTTCTTCTACCGCGACGACATGCGCGGCTTCAATTTCAAGCGCGAGCCCGCCAGCGTCACCACGCTGCTGCGCGAACTCGTGCGGCTGGCGGCCGACCCGGCGGCGCCCGCTCTCTATGCGGGTGCGGCGGCGGCGGGGCAGCATCTTCCCGGCTGGATCGAGGCCAATGCGATCGGCCTGCCGCTCGCTGGCGCCACCCCGCGCGTCTGGATCGGCAACGCCACCCATGTATCGACGCATTTCGACATCTCGCCGAACCTTGCCTGCGTCGTCGCGGGCGAGCGGCGCTTCCTGCTGTTCCCGCCCGACCAGATCGCCAACCTCTATATCGGCCCGATCGACGTCACGATGGCGGGGCAGCCGTCGAGCATGGTCGATCCCTATGCCCCTGATCTCGATCGCTTCCCGCGCTTCGCCGAGGCGATGCGCCATGCCCGCGTCGCAGTGCTGCGGCCCGGCGACGCGATCTTCATGCCCGCTTTGTGGTGGCACAATATCCGCGCGTTCGGCCCGCTCAACGTGCTGGTCAATTATTGGTGGGACAGCGACCCGCGCGCATCGCCGCTGGGGGTGCTCGCGCACGCGCTGCTCGCGATCCGCGACCTGCCGCCGGGCGAGCGCGCGGCGTGGCGCGGGTGGTTCGACCATTATATCTTCGGCGATGCCGCCCCCGCCGCGGTCGATCACCTGCCCGAACATGCGCGCGGGGTGCTCGGGCCGGCGACCCCGGCACGCGACGATCGGCTGCGAACCTTCCTGAAGAACACGCTGCCGGGCTGA
- a CDS encoding aldehyde dehydrogenase (NADP(+)), with translation MKLTGDLFIGGERRQSTESFRAYDPSKGTEIDDASFFGATEQDVADACAAAEAAFLPYSSAPIADRAAFLDAIADEIEALGDTLVERVCRESGLPPARITGERGRTAGQMRLFAKEIRDGQWQKLRIDHADKQRTPPKPDLRLRMIALGPVAVFGASNFPLAFSTAGGDTAAALAAGCPVVMKGHSAHPGTAELIATAIERAVEKTGMPKGVFSLVNGMSRKVGQALVADPRIMAVGFTGSRTGGEALMKIAAERLRPIPVYAEMSAINPVVLMPEALKARGAALAEAYVASLGMGAGQFCTNPGLVMAIDGPELDAFVARAGEVLTGQAAQVMLTSGIYQAFEDGKAKLEGSPFVTKVAEGAEAAGPTQGRAALFSVAGKDFLADPVHLHEVFGASSVVVRCANLDELLSVLSELEGQLTATLQIDEGDYADAKRVLPVLERTVGRILANGWPTGVEVTHAMVHGGPYPATSDGRSTSVGTLAIDRFLRPVSYQDLPEALLPEALREGAQAGVLTRVDGAWKL, from the coding sequence ATGAAACTTACCGGCGATCTCTTCATCGGTGGCGAACGCCGCCAGTCGACCGAAAGCTTCCGTGCTTATGATCCCTCGAAGGGCACCGAGATCGACGATGCGTCGTTCTTCGGCGCGACCGAGCAGGACGTCGCCGACGCGTGCGCCGCTGCCGAAGCGGCATTCCTGCCCTATTCGAGCGCACCGATCGCCGACCGCGCCGCGTTCCTCGACGCGATCGCCGATGAGATCGAAGCGCTGGGCGACACGCTGGTCGAGCGCGTCTGCCGCGAGAGCGGGCTGCCGCCTGCGCGCATTACCGGCGAGCGCGGCCGCACCGCTGGCCAGATGCGGCTGTTCGCCAAGGAAATCCGCGACGGCCAGTGGCAGAAGCTGCGGATCGACCATGCCGACAAGCAGCGCACCCCGCCCAAGCCCGACCTTCGCCTGCGGATGATCGCGCTCGGCCCCGTCGCGGTGTTCGGCGCGTCGAACTTCCCGCTCGCCTTCTCGACCGCGGGTGGCGACACCGCCGCCGCGCTTGCCGCCGGTTGCCCGGTGGTGATGAAGGGCCACAGCGCGCACCCCGGCACCGCCGAGCTGATCGCCACCGCGATCGAGCGCGCGGTCGAAAAGACCGGCATGCCCAAGGGCGTGTTCAGCCTGGTCAACGGCATGTCGCGCAAGGTCGGCCAGGCGCTGGTCGCCGATCCGCGGATCATGGCGGTCGGCTTCACCGGATCGCGCACCGGCGGCGAGGCGCTGATGAAGATCGCCGCCGAGCGTCTGCGGCCGATCCCGGTCTATGCCGAAATGTCGGCGATCAACCCCGTCGTGCTGATGCCCGAGGCGTTGAAGGCACGCGGCGCAGCGCTTGCCGAAGCCTATGTCGCCAGCCTCGGCATGGGTGCGGGCCAGTTCTGCACCAATCCCGGCCTGGTCATGGCGATCGACGGTCCCGAGCTCGACGCCTTCGTCGCGCGTGCGGGCGAAGTGCTGACCGGCCAGGCGGCGCAGGTGATGCTCACCTCGGGCATCTACCAGGCGTTCGAGGACGGCAAGGCCAAGCTCGAGGGCAGCCCCTTCGTCACCAAGGTCGCCGAGGGTGCCGAGGCTGCCGGGCCGACGCAGGGCCGCGCCGCGCTGTTCAGCGTCGCGGGCAAGGACTTCCTGGCCGATCCGGTCCATCTGCACGAGGTGTTCGGTGCGTCGTCGGTGGTGGTGCGCTGCGCCAACCTCGACGAACTGCTGAGCGTGTTGTCCGAGCTCGAAGGCCAGCTCACCGCGACGCTGCAGATCGACGAGGGCGACTATGCCGATGCCAAGCGCGTCCTGCCGGTGCTCGAGCGCACCGTCGGCCGCATCCTGGCCAATGGCTGGCCGACCGGCGTCGAAGTGACGCACGCGATGGTCCATGGCGGCCCGTATCCGGCGACGTCGGATGGGCGTTCGACCTCGGTCGGCACGCTGGCGATCGATCGCTTCCTGCGCCCGGTCAGCTATCAGGACCTGCCCGAGGCGCTGCTGCCCGAAGCGCTGCGCGAAGGCGCGCAGGCCGGCGTGCTGACCCGCGTCGACGGCGCCTGGAAGCTCTGA
- a CDS encoding alpha-glucuronidase family glycosyl hydrolase, which translates to MQRSLTKFGLALAATLSATAPAQAEDGYDLWLRHAPLPTAQRLAVDPYAGCVAAAQRATQVTIAIAAREIESAIDAMTDKAAPRDCTASAAAAAPSHGVMIGTRDDPAIAALGLPLAKAGDEGFVIRSIERDGRKLIVVAANRPVGVLYGAFALLRELQTGTAIDALDVTEQPKVDLRLLNHWDNLDRTVERGYSGQSIWDWWKLPDVNDPRYTDYARANASIGINGAVLNNVNAKPDSMTAPWIAKAAAVADVLRPYGIKVYLSARWSTPVELKQTTTADPLDPAVAAWWKAKADEIYAAIPDFGGFLVKANSEGQPGPQDYKRTHAEGANMLAAAVKPHGGIVMWRAFVYSEADPDDRAKQAYADFKPLDGKFADNVIVQVKNGAIDFQPREPFHPMFGTMPKTPLMMEFQITKEYLGFATHLAYLAPMYEEVLDADTFAKGKGSTVAEVIDGSLEGHKLNGMAGVANIGSDRNWSGSIFDQANWYAFGRLAWDHQLSSDAIAREWAKQTFTPDPAFVQPVTAMMMGSRETVVDYMTPMGLAHLMATGHHYGPGPWVSDLARPEWNPVYYHRADKDGIGFDRTASGSNAVAQYMPQVARGFASRRSVDDKDLLWFHHVGWDEKMKSGRTLWAELLHRYDRGVAGVGDMQARWATLKPFVDAPRFEEVTRFLAIQQREAIWWRDASIAYFASVSGRALPTGVQPPAHDLEYYKAIEHSYAPGHH; encoded by the coding sequence ATGCAGCGATCGTTGACGAAATTCGGACTGGCCCTTGCAGCAACGCTGAGCGCCACCGCCCCCGCGCAGGCCGAAGACGGCTATGATCTGTGGCTGCGGCACGCGCCACTTCCTACCGCGCAGCGGCTGGCGGTCGATCCCTATGCCGGCTGCGTCGCCGCCGCGCAGCGCGCGACCCAGGTAACGATCGCGATCGCCGCGCGTGAGATCGAATCCGCGATCGACGCGATGACCGACAAAGCCGCGCCGCGCGATTGCACCGCCTCGGCCGCTGCCGCCGCACCCAGCCATGGCGTGATGATCGGCACGCGCGACGATCCCGCGATCGCCGCGCTCGGGCTGCCGCTCGCCAAGGCGGGGGATGAAGGCTTCGTGATCCGCAGCATCGAGCGCGACGGGCGTAAGCTGATCGTCGTCGCCGCCAATCGGCCGGTCGGCGTGTTGTACGGTGCGTTCGCGCTGCTGCGCGAGCTGCAGACCGGCACCGCGATCGATGCGCTCGACGTTACCGAACAGCCCAAGGTCGATCTTCGCTTGCTCAACCACTGGGACAATCTCGATCGCACCGTCGAGCGCGGCTATTCCGGCCAGTCGATCTGGGACTGGTGGAAGCTGCCCGACGTCAACGACCCGCGCTATACCGACTATGCGCGCGCCAACGCATCGATCGGCATCAACGGCGCGGTGCTCAACAACGTCAACGCCAAGCCCGACAGCATGACCGCGCCGTGGATCGCCAAGGCAGCCGCGGTCGCCGACGTGCTGCGTCCCTATGGCATCAAGGTCTATCTGTCGGCGCGCTGGTCGACCCCGGTCGAGCTCAAGCAGACCACCACCGCCGATCCGCTCGATCCCGCGGTGGCGGCGTGGTGGAAGGCCAAGGCCGACGAAATCTATGCCGCGATCCCCGATTTCGGCGGGTTCCTGGTGAAGGCCAATTCGGAAGGGCAGCCGGGGCCGCAGGATTACAAGCGCACCCATGCCGAGGGTGCCAACATGCTCGCCGCGGCGGTCAAGCCGCATGGCGGCATCGTGATGTGGCGCGCCTTCGTCTATTCGGAAGCCGATCCCGATGACCGCGCAAAGCAGGCCTATGCCGACTTCAAGCCGCTCGACGGCAAGTTCGCCGACAACGTCATCGTCCAGGTCAAGAACGGCGCGATCGACTTCCAGCCGCGCGAACCCTTCCACCCGATGTTCGGGACGATGCCCAAGACTCCGCTGATGATGGAGTTCCAGATCACCAAGGAATATCTCGGCTTCGCGACGCATCTCGCCTATCTCGCGCCGATGTACGAGGAGGTGCTCGACGCCGACACCTTCGCCAAGGGCAAGGGATCGACCGTCGCCGAGGTGATCGACGGGTCGCTCGAAGGGCACAAGCTCAACGGCATGGCGGGGGTCGCCAATATCGGCAGCGACCGCAACTGGTCGGGCTCGATCTTCGACCAGGCCAATTGGTACGCCTTTGGCCGGCTCGCCTGGGATCACCAATTGTCGTCGGACGCGATCGCGCGCGAATGGGCGAAGCAGACCTTCACCCCCGATCCGGCGTTCGTCCAGCCGGTCACCGCGATGATGATGGGGTCGCGCGAAACCGTCGTCGATTACATGACCCCGATGGGGCTCGCGCACCTGATGGCCACCGGCCACCATTATGGTCCGGGGCCGTGGGTGTCCGATCTGGCGCGCCCCGAATGGAACCCGGTCTATTATCACCGCGCCGACAAGGACGGCATCGGCTTCGATCGCACCGCGAGCGGATCGAACGCGGTCGCGCAATATATGCCGCAGGTGGCGCGCGGCTTCGCGAGCCGCCGCAGCGTCGACGACAAGGATCTCTTGTGGTTCCACCATGTCGGCTGGGACGAAAAGATGAAGTCGGGGCGGACGCTCTGGGCCGAATTGCTGCACCGCTATGATCGCGGCGTTGCCGGGGTGGGGGACATGCAGGCACGCTGGGCGACGCTCAAGCCCTTCGTCGATGCCCCGCGCTTCGAAGAGGTTACCCGCTTCCTTGCGATCCAGCAGCGCGAGGCCATATGGTGGCGTGACGCCAGTATCGCCTATTTCGCGAGCGTTTCAGGCCGGGCGTTGCCAACGGGCGTCCAGCCCCCAGCGCATGATCTCGAATATTACAAGGCCATCGAGCATTCCTATGCCCCTGGCCATCATTAA
- the manD gene encoding D-mannonate dehydratase ManD, whose amino-acid sequence MPRITAARVIITCPGRNFVTLKIECDDGTTGVGDATLNGRELAVASYLTEHVIPCLMGRDAHRIEDVWQYLYKGAYWRRGPVTMSAIAAVDTALWDIKGKLAGLPVYQLLGGASRESVMVYGHANGKSIDDTIEAALEYQQQGYKAIRLQCGVPGMASTYGVSKDRYFYEPADADLPSENVWSTSKYLRVVPELFKAAREALGWDVHLLHDIHHRLTPIEAGRLGKDLEPYRPFWLEDATPAENQDAFRLIRQHTTSPLAVGEIFNSIWDCKALIENQLIDYIRATVVHAGGITHLRRIAALADLYQIKTGCHGATDLSPVCMAAALHFDLSVPNFGVQEYMRHTPETDAVFPHAYSFADGAMHPGDAPGLGVDIDEELAAGYEYSRAYLPVNRLEDGTMHDW is encoded by the coding sequence ATGCCGCGTATCACCGCCGCCCGGGTGATCATCACCTGCCCCGGCCGCAACTTCGTCACACTCAAGATCGAGTGCGACGATGGCACCACCGGCGTCGGCGACGCAACGCTCAACGGCCGCGAGCTGGCGGTGGCGAGCTATCTGACCGAGCATGTCATCCCCTGCCTGATGGGTCGCGACGCGCACCGGATCGAGGATGTCTGGCAGTATCTGTACAAGGGCGCCTATTGGCGGCGCGGCCCGGTGACGATGTCGGCGATCGCCGCGGTCGATACCGCGTTGTGGGACATCAAGGGCAAGCTGGCGGGGCTGCCGGTGTACCAGCTGCTCGGCGGGGCGAGCCGCGAGAGCGTGATGGTCTATGGCCACGCCAATGGCAAATCGATCGACGACACGATCGAGGCCGCGCTCGAATATCAGCAGCAGGGGTATAAGGCGATCCGGCTGCAATGCGGCGTTCCCGGCATGGCATCGACCTATGGCGTGTCGAAGGACCGTTATTTCTACGAGCCCGCCGATGCCGATCTGCCGAGCGAGAATGTCTGGTCGACCAGCAAATATCTCCGCGTCGTGCCCGAATTGTTCAAGGCAGCGCGCGAGGCGCTGGGCTGGGACGTCCACCTGCTCCACGACATCCATCACCGGCTGACCCCGATCGAGGCCGGGCGCCTCGGCAAGGATCTCGAGCCGTATCGCCCCTTCTGGCTCGAGGACGCGACCCCCGCCGAGAACCAGGACGCGTTCCGGCTGATCCGCCAGCACACCACCAGCCCGCTGGCGGTGGGCGAGATCTTCAATTCGATCTGGGACTGCAAGGCGCTGATCGAGAACCAGCTGATCGACTATATCCGCGCCACCGTGGTCCATGCCGGCGGCATCACCCATCTGCGCCGGATCGCCGCGCTCGCCGACCTCTACCAGATCAAGACCGGCTGCCACGGCGCGACCGACCTGTCGCCGGTCTGCATGGCCGCCGCGCTGCATTTCGACCTGTCGGTGCCCAATTTCGGCGTCCAGGAATATATGCGCCACACCCCCGAGACCGACGCGGTCTTCCCGCACGCCTACAGCTTCGCCGACGGCGCGATGCACCCCGGCGATGCGCCGGGCCTCGGCGTCGACATCGATGAAGAACTCGCGGCAGGCTATGAGTATAGCCGCGCCTATCTGCCGGTGAACCGTCTCGAAGACGGCACGATGCACGACTGGTGA
- a CDS encoding MFS transporter: MPKPSGNVRWIVCALLFFAVVLSYVDRLVLPTLKPDLQGRYGWSETGYADLAIWFQAAYGISYVVFGRLIDKVGARIGYAMAVAIWTIGHVAHIFFTSTGGMILARIPLAIGEAGTFPAAIAATNEWFPKRERALAIGIFNAGSNIGAILTPLIVPIIAVTMGWRMAFILTGLLTVIWLVVWLGFYRRPQEHKRVSAEELAFIESDPVEPMRAVAWSKLLRQRQTWAYMAGRFLIDPVWWTFLFWLPDFFNRQYGVTMLAFGPPLIAIYLLADVGSVAGGWFSSRLIGRGASINRGRKTAMFACALCAVPIAFATEVPSMWWAVLLIGLACAGHQGFSANLYALPGDLLPRWAAGSVVGLGGLSGAIGGMLMARFAGNILETLGSYQPIFIVASCAYLLALLVIHLIVPRYTPADPARLT, translated from the coding sequence ATGCCGAAGCCATCGGGCAATGTCCGCTGGATCGTCTGCGCGCTGCTCTTCTTCGCGGTCGTGCTGAGCTATGTCGATCGGCTGGTGCTGCCGACGCTCAAGCCCGACCTGCAGGGGCGCTATGGCTGGAGCGAGACGGGCTATGCCGACCTAGCGATCTGGTTCCAGGCGGCGTACGGTATCTCGTACGTCGTATTCGGGCGGCTGATCGACAAGGTCGGCGCGCGGATCGGCTATGCGATGGCGGTGGCGATCTGGACGATCGGCCATGTCGCGCACATCTTCTTCACCTCGACCGGGGGCATGATCCTCGCGCGGATACCGCTGGCGATCGGCGAGGCGGGCACCTTCCCCGCCGCGATCGCCGCGACCAACGAATGGTTTCCCAAGCGCGAGCGCGCGCTGGCGATCGGCATCTTCAACGCCGGCAGCAATATCGGCGCGATCCTGACGCCGCTGATCGTGCCGATCATCGCGGTGACGATGGGCTGGCGGATGGCGTTCATCCTGACTGGCCTGCTGACCGTCATCTGGCTGGTCGTCTGGCTGGGCTTCTACCGCCGCCCGCAGGAGCACAAGCGCGTCTCGGCCGAGGAACTGGCGTTCATCGAGAGCGATCCGGTCGAGCCGATGCGGGCCGTCGCGTGGAGCAAATTGCTGCGCCAGCGTCAGACCTGGGCGTATATGGCGGGCCGCTTCCTGATCGATCCGGTGTGGTGGACCTTCCTGTTCTGGCTGCCCGACTTCTTCAACCGCCAATATGGCGTCACCATGCTCGCCTTCGGGCCGCCGCTGATCGCGATCTATCTGCTCGCCGATGTCGGATCGGTGGCGGGCGGCTGGTTCTCGTCGCGGCTGATCGGTCGCGGCGCGAGCATCAATCGCGGCCGCAAGACCGCGATGTTCGCCTGCGCGCTGTGCGCGGTGCCGATCGCCTTCGCGACCGAGGTGCCGTCGATGTGGTGGGCGGTGCTGCTGATCGGGCTGGCCTGCGCGGGGCACCAGGGCTTCTCGGCCAACCTCTACGCGCTGCCCGGCGATCTGTTGCCGCGCTGGGCGGCGGGATCGGTCGTCGGCCTGGGCGGACTGTCGGGCGCGATCGGCGGCATGTTGATGGCGCGCTTCGCCGGCAACATCCTAGAAACGCTTGGCAGCTACCAGCCGATCTTCATCGTCGCGTCTTGCGCATATCTTTTGGCGCTGCTGGTGATTCACCTGATCGTGCCGCGCTATACCCCCGCCGATCCCGCGCGATTGACCTAA